A stretch of Homo sapiens chromosome 12, GRCh38.p14 Primary Assembly DNA encodes these proteins:
- the APPL2 gene encoding DCC-interacting protein 13-beta isoform X3, translated as MQRVYGAQNEMCLATQQLSKQLLAYEKQNFALGKGDEEVISTLHYFSKVVDELNLLHTELAKQLADTMVLPIIQFREKDLTEVSTLKDLFGLASNDVCLFLEHDLSMAKYSRLPKKKENEKVKTEVGKEVAAARRKQHLSSLQYYCALNALQYRKQMAMMEPMIGFAHGQINFFKKGAEMFSKRMDSFLSSVADMVQSIQVELEAEAEKMRVSQQELLSVDESVYTPDSDVAAPQINRNLIQKAGYLNLRNKTGLVTTTWERLYFFTQGGNLMCQPRGAVAGGLIQDLDNCSVMAVDCEDRRYCFQITTPNGKSGIILQAESRKENEEWICAINNISRQIYLTDNPEAVAIKLNQTALQAVTPITSFGKKQESSCPSQNLKNSEMENENDKIVPKATASLPEAEELIAPGTPIQFDIVLPATEFLDQNRGSRRTNPFGETEDESFPEAEDSLLQQMFIVRFLGSMAVKTDSTTEVIYEAMRQVLAARAIHNIFRMTESHLMVTSQSLRLIDPQTQVSRANFELTSVTQFAAHQENKRLVGFVIRVPESTGEESLSTYIFESNSEGEKICYAINLGKEIIEVQKDPEALAQLMLSIPLTNDGKYVLLNDQPDDDDGNPNEHRGAESEA; from the exons cTTAATCTTCTCCATACAGAGCTGGCTAAACAGTTGGCAGACACAATGGTTCTACCTATCATACAATTCCGAGAAAAGGATCTCACAG aaGTAAGCACTTTAAAGGATCTATTTGGACTCGCTAGCAATG ATGTCTGTTTATTTTTAGAGCATGACCTCTCAATGGCAAAATACAGCAGGCTGCCTAAGAAAAAGGAGAATGAGAAG GTGAAGACCGAAGTCGGAAAAGAGGTGGCCGCGGCCCGGCGGAAGCAGCACCTCTCCTCCCTTCAGTACTACTGTGCCCTCAACGCGCTGCAGTACAGAAAGCAAATGGCCATGATGGAGCCCATGATAGGCTTTGCCCATGGACAG ATTAACTTTTTTAAGAAGGGAGCAGAGATGTTTTCCAAACGTATGGACAGCTTTTTATCCTCCGTTGCAGACATGGTTCAAAG CATTCAGGTAGAACTGGAAGCCGAGGCGGAAAAGATGCGGGTGTCCCAGCAAGAATTACTTTCTGTTGATGAATCTGTTTACACTCCAGACTCTGATGTGGCCGCACCACAGATCAACAGGAACCTCATCCAGAAGGCTGGTTACCTTAATCTTAGAAA CAAAACAGGGCTGGTCACCACCACCTGGGAGAGGCTTTATTTCTTCACCCAAGGCGGGAATCTCATGTGTCAGCCCAGGGGAGCCGTGGCTGGAGGTTTGATCCAGGACCTGGACAACTGCTCAGTGATGGCCGTGGATTGCGAAGACCGGCGCTACTGCTTCCAGATCACCACGCCCAATGGAAAATC GGGAATAATCCTCCAGGctgagagcagaaaggaaaatgaagag TGGATATGTGCAATAAACAACATCTCCAGACAGATCTACCTGACCGACAACCCTGAG GCAGTCGCGATCAAGTTGAATCAGACCGCTCTGCAAGCAGTGACTCCCATTACaagttttggaaaaaaacaagaaagctcatgccccag ccAGAACCTGAAAAATTCAgagatggaaaatgaaaatgacaagaTTGTTCCCAAAGCAACAGCCAGTCTACCTGAAGCAGAGGAGCTGATCGCGCCTGGAACGCCGATTCAATTCGATATTGTGCTTCCTGCTACAGAATTCCTTGATCAGAACAGAGGGAGCAG GCGTACCAACCCTTTTGGTGAAACTGAGGATGAATCATTTCCAGAAGCAGAAG ATTCTCTTTTGCAGCAGATGTTTATAGTTCGGTTTTTGGGATCAATGGCAGTTAAAACAGACAGCACTACTGAAGTGATTTATGAAGCGATGAGACAAGTATTGGCTGCTCGGGCTATTCATAACATCTTCCGCATGACAGAATCCCATCTGATGGTCACCAGTCAATCTTTGAG gttGATAGATCCACAGACTCAAGTATCAAGGGCCAAT TTTGAACTTACCAGTGTCACACAATTTGCTGCTCATCAAGAAAACAAGAGACTGGTTGGTTTTGTCATCCGTGTTCCTGAATCCACTGGAGAAGAATCTCTGAGTACATACATTTTTGAAAGCAACTCAGAAGGCGAAAAG ATATGTTATGCTATTAATTTGGGAAAAGAAATTATTGAGGTTCAGAAG GATCCAGAAGCACTGGCTCAATTAATGCTGTCCATACCACTAACCAATGACGGAAAATATGTACTGTTAAACGATCAACCAGATGACGATGATGGAAATCCAAACGAACATAGAGGCGCAGAATCCGAAGCATAA
- the APPL2 gene encoding DCC-interacting protein 13-beta isoform 3 (isoform 3 is encoded by transcript variant 3), whose protein sequence is MQRVYGAQNEMCLATQQLSKQLLAYEKQNFALGKGDEEVISTLHYFSKVVDELNLLHTELAKQLADTMVLPIIQFREKDLTEVSTLKDLFGLASNEHDLSMAKYSRLPKKKENEKVKTEVGKEVAAARRKQHLSSLQYYCALNALQYRKQMAMMEPMIGFAHGQINFFKKGAEMFSKRMDSFLSSVADMVQSIQVELEAEAEKMRVSQQELLSVDESVYTPDSDVAAPQINRNLIQKAGYLNLRNKTGLVTTTWERLYFFTQGGNLMCQPRGAVAGGLIQDLDNCSVMAVDCEDRRYCFQITTPNGKSGIILQAESRKENEEWICAINNISRQIYLTDNPEAVAIKLNQTALQAVTPITSFGKKQESSCPSQNLKNSEMENENDKIVPKATASLPEAEELIAPGTPIQFDIVLPATEFLDQNRGSRRTNPFGETEDESFPEAEDSLLQQMFIVRFLGSMAVKTDSTTEVIYEAMRQVLAARAIHNIFRMTESHLMVTSQSLRLIDPQTQVSRANFELTSVTQFAAHQENKRLVGFVIRVPESTGEESLSTYIFESNSEGEKICYAINLGKEIIEVQKDPEALAQLMLSIPLTNDGKYVLLNDQPDDDDGNPNEHRGAESEA, encoded by the exons cTTAATCTTCTCCATACAGAGCTGGCTAAACAGTTGGCAGACACAATGGTTCTACCTATCATACAATTCCGAGAAAAGGATCTCACAG aaGTAAGCACTTTAAAGGATCTATTTGGACTCGCTAGCAATG AGCATGACCTCTCAATGGCAAAATACAGCAGGCTGCCTAAGAAAAAGGAGAATGAGAAG GTGAAGACCGAAGTCGGAAAAGAGGTGGCCGCGGCCCGGCGGAAGCAGCACCTCTCCTCCCTTCAGTACTACTGTGCCCTCAACGCGCTGCAGTACAGAAAGCAAATGGCCATGATGGAGCCCATGATAGGCTTTGCCCATGGACAG ATTAACTTTTTTAAGAAGGGAGCAGAGATGTTTTCCAAACGTATGGACAGCTTTTTATCCTCCGTTGCAGACATGGTTCAAAG CATTCAGGTAGAACTGGAAGCCGAGGCGGAAAAGATGCGGGTGTCCCAGCAAGAATTACTTTCTGTTGATGAATCTGTTTACACTCCAGACTCTGATGTGGCCGCACCACAGATCAACAGGAACCTCATCCAGAAGGCTGGTTACCTTAATCTTAGAAA CAAAACAGGGCTGGTCACCACCACCTGGGAGAGGCTTTATTTCTTCACCCAAGGCGGGAATCTCATGTGTCAGCCCAGGGGAGCCGTGGCTGGAGGTTTGATCCAGGACCTGGACAACTGCTCAGTGATGGCCGTGGATTGCGAAGACCGGCGCTACTGCTTCCAGATCACCACGCCCAATGGAAAATC GGGAATAATCCTCCAGGctgagagcagaaaggaaaatgaagag TGGATATGTGCAATAAACAACATCTCCAGACAGATCTACCTGACCGACAACCCTGAG GCAGTCGCGATCAAGTTGAATCAGACCGCTCTGCAAGCAGTGACTCCCATTACaagttttggaaaaaaacaagaaagctcatgccccag ccAGAACCTGAAAAATTCAgagatggaaaatgaaaatgacaagaTTGTTCCCAAAGCAACAGCCAGTCTACCTGAAGCAGAGGAGCTGATCGCGCCTGGAACGCCGATTCAATTCGATATTGTGCTTCCTGCTACAGAATTCCTTGATCAGAACAGAGGGAGCAG GCGTACCAACCCTTTTGGTGAAACTGAGGATGAATCATTTCCAGAAGCAGAAG ATTCTCTTTTGCAGCAGATGTTTATAGTTCGGTTTTTGGGATCAATGGCAGTTAAAACAGACAGCACTACTGAAGTGATTTATGAAGCGATGAGACAAGTATTGGCTGCTCGGGCTATTCATAACATCTTCCGCATGACAGAATCCCATCTGATGGTCACCAGTCAATCTTTGAG gttGATAGATCCACAGACTCAAGTATCAAGGGCCAAT TTTGAACTTACCAGTGTCACACAATTTGCTGCTCATCAAGAAAACAAGAGACTGGTTGGTTTTGTCATCCGTGTTCCTGAATCCACTGGAGAAGAATCTCTGAGTACATACATTTTTGAAAGCAACTCAGAAGGCGAAAAG ATATGTTATGCTATTAATTTGGGAAAAGAAATTATTGAGGTTCAGAAG GATCCAGAAGCACTGGCTCAATTAATGCTGTCCATACCACTAACCAATGACGGAAAATATGTACTGTTAAACGATCAACCAGATGACGATGATGGAAATCCAAACGAACATAGAGGCGCAGAATCCGAAGCATAA
- the APPL2 gene encoding DCC-interacting protein 13-beta isoform X8 has translation MQRVYGAQNEMCLATQQLSKQLLAYEKQNFALGKGDEEVISTLHYFSKVVDELNLLHTELAKQLADTMVLPIIQFREKDLTEVSTLKDLFGLASNEHDLSMAKYSRLPKKKENEKVKTEVGKEVAAARRKQHLSSLQYYCALNALQYRKQMAMMEPMIGFAHGQINFFKKGAEMFSKRMDSFLSSVADMVQSIQVELEAEAEKMRVSQQELLSVDESVYTPDSDVAAPQINRNLIQKAGYLNLRNKTGLVTTTWERLYFFTQGGNLMCQPRGAVAGGLIQDLDNCSVMAVDCEDRRYCFQITTPNGKSGIILQAESRKENEEWICAINNISRQIYLTDNPEAVAIKLNQTALQAVTPITSFGKKQESSCPSQNLKNSEMENENDKIVPKATASLPEAEELIAPGTPIQFDIVLPATEFLDQNRGSRRTNPFGETEDESFPEAEDSLLQQMFIVRFLGSMAVKTDSTTEVIYEAMRQVLAARAIHNIFRMTESHLMVTSQSLRLIDPQTQVSRANICYAINLGKEIIEVQKDPEALAQLMLSIPLTNDGKYVLLNDQPDDDDGNPNEHRGAESEA, from the exons cTTAATCTTCTCCATACAGAGCTGGCTAAACAGTTGGCAGACACAATGGTTCTACCTATCATACAATTCCGAGAAAAGGATCTCACAG aaGTAAGCACTTTAAAGGATCTATTTGGACTCGCTAGCAATG AGCATGACCTCTCAATGGCAAAATACAGCAGGCTGCCTAAGAAAAAGGAGAATGAGAAG GTGAAGACCGAAGTCGGAAAAGAGGTGGCCGCGGCCCGGCGGAAGCAGCACCTCTCCTCCCTTCAGTACTACTGTGCCCTCAACGCGCTGCAGTACAGAAAGCAAATGGCCATGATGGAGCCCATGATAGGCTTTGCCCATGGACAG ATTAACTTTTTTAAGAAGGGAGCAGAGATGTTTTCCAAACGTATGGACAGCTTTTTATCCTCCGTTGCAGACATGGTTCAAAG CATTCAGGTAGAACTGGAAGCCGAGGCGGAAAAGATGCGGGTGTCCCAGCAAGAATTACTTTCTGTTGATGAATCTGTTTACACTCCAGACTCTGATGTGGCCGCACCACAGATCAACAGGAACCTCATCCAGAAGGCTGGTTACCTTAATCTTAGAAA CAAAACAGGGCTGGTCACCACCACCTGGGAGAGGCTTTATTTCTTCACCCAAGGCGGGAATCTCATGTGTCAGCCCAGGGGAGCCGTGGCTGGAGGTTTGATCCAGGACCTGGACAACTGCTCAGTGATGGCCGTGGATTGCGAAGACCGGCGCTACTGCTTCCAGATCACCACGCCCAATGGAAAATC GGGAATAATCCTCCAGGctgagagcagaaaggaaaatgaagag TGGATATGTGCAATAAACAACATCTCCAGACAGATCTACCTGACCGACAACCCTGAG GCAGTCGCGATCAAGTTGAATCAGACCGCTCTGCAAGCAGTGACTCCCATTACaagttttggaaaaaaacaagaaagctcatgccccag ccAGAACCTGAAAAATTCAgagatggaaaatgaaaatgacaagaTTGTTCCCAAAGCAACAGCCAGTCTACCTGAAGCAGAGGAGCTGATCGCGCCTGGAACGCCGATTCAATTCGATATTGTGCTTCCTGCTACAGAATTCCTTGATCAGAACAGAGGGAGCAG GCGTACCAACCCTTTTGGTGAAACTGAGGATGAATCATTTCCAGAAGCAGAAG ATTCTCTTTTGCAGCAGATGTTTATAGTTCGGTTTTTGGGATCAATGGCAGTTAAAACAGACAGCACTACTGAAGTGATTTATGAAGCGATGAGACAAGTATTGGCTGCTCGGGCTATTCATAACATCTTCCGCATGACAGAATCCCATCTGATGGTCACCAGTCAATCTTTGAG gttGATAGATCCACAGACTCAAGTATCAAGGGCCAAT ATATGTTATGCTATTAATTTGGGAAAAGAAATTATTGAGGTTCAGAAG GATCCAGAAGCACTGGCTCAATTAATGCTGTCCATACCACTAACCAATGACGGAAAATATGTACTGTTAAACGATCAACCAGATGACGATGATGGAAATCCAAACGAACATAGAGGCGCAGAATCCGAAGCATAA